Proteins encoded in a region of the Phacochoerus africanus isolate WHEZ1 chromosome 8, ROS_Pafr_v1, whole genome shotgun sequence genome:
- the LOC125132021 gene encoding calmodulin-binding transcription activator 1-like: MRRAEGTRLPETSRKSVSQSVFCGGCTYCALNTVPPLEDDHGNSNSSHVKIFLPKKLLECLPKCSSLPREMHR; this comes from the coding sequence atgaGGCGCGCCGAGGGGACACGGCTGCCGGAAACAAGTCGGAAGAGCGTTTCCCAAAGTGTATTCTGCGGAGGTTGCACCTACTGTGCCCTCAACACCGTGCCGCCTCTGGAAGATGATCATGGGAATAGCAATAGTagtcatgtaaaaatatttttaccgaAAAAGCTGCTTGAATGTCTGCCGAAGTGTTCAAGTTTACCCAGAGAGATGCACCGCTAG